The genomic stretch ATTTAAGTGCTGATGGCAGACCAATGCTTTCCTTAGATGCAAAGAATTTGGTTAAAATAATCCTTGATATTGACCCTGATTGCTTTGTTGTTCCAGCACATGCCTGGACTCCCTGGTTTTCTGTATTTGGCTCTAATTCTGGATTTGACTCGGTAGAAGAGTGTTTTGAAGAAGAGGCACGAAATATCTATGCCTTAGAGACCGGCCTTTCATCTGACCCACCAATGAATTGGCGATTATCTGAATTAGACCAATATACACTTATCTCTAATTCTGATAGCCACTCTCCGGCTAAAATAGGTCGAGAGGCAAATGCCTTTGATTGTGAGATAAATTACAAAGAAATAATTGATATTCTGAAAAGAAAGGATAGAAATAAATTTCTGTTCACCATTGAGTTCTTCCCGGAAGAAGGAAAGTATCATTATGATGGACACCGACCGTGTAATCTTAGATTTACACCTGCCCAAACGAAGACACATAATGGTATCTGCCCTTCCTGTGGTAAAAAAATAACGGTTGGTGTCGTCAATCGTGTCGAAAGATTAGCTGATAGACCCGAAGGATTCGTCCCGGAAAATCATATCCCGTGTAAGCACCTTATTCCATTAGAAGAAATAATAAGTAAGGTGACTAAAAAAGGCGTTGGCACAGCCGCAGTAGAAAATGAGTATTTGAAACTCACACAATCCCGACATACGGAATTTGATATTCTTCTCTATCTTTCTAAAGAAGAACTAATGCAATTTGTATCTAAAGAAATTCTTAGAGGCATACTAAATGTGCGAGAAAAAAAGGTGAATATCCTACCCGGCTATGATGGCGTTTATGGTGAAATAGATATACCATTAGAAGAAGAAAAAGAAGAAATAGTTCAATTAAGTCTATTTTAGTTAAAGGGAAAAAAGGAAATAATAATAAATTATTGGTGCATTAAAAATCACACTATCAAAAACATCTAATACCCCACCATGCCCGGGTATCCAGGTTGCTGAGTCTTTAACCCCGGTCAACCGTTTTATCTTAGATTCTAATAAGTC from bacterium encodes the following:
- a CDS encoding endonuclease Q family protein produces the protein MKFIADFHIHSKYSRATSPQMEIPTLSKYARRKGIALMGTGDWTHPVWLYELKKVLEPVSYGLFKYEDTFFMLTAEVSNLFNRKGKGKKVHNIIFAPSFESVEKINSQLEKYGDLSADGRPMLSLDAKNLVKIILDIDPDCFVVPAHAWTPWFSVFGSNSGFDSVEECFEEEARNIYALETGLSSDPPMNWRLSELDQYTLISNSDSHSPAKIGREANAFDCEINYKEIIDILKRKDRNKFLFTIEFFPEEGKYHYDGHRPCNLRFTPAQTKTHNGICPSCGKKITVGVVNRVERLADRPEGFVPENHIPCKHLIPLEEIISKVTKKGVGTAAVENEYLKLTQSRHTEFDILLYLSKEELMQFVSKEILRGILNVREKKVNILPGYDGVYGEIDIPLEEEKEEIVQLSLF